The stretch of DNA CTTATTGGTCTTGGTGTTTGTTCAATGccttttttccccccttcttTTATCATCCTGGGAGAATTGGGAGCTTGTCCTCTACAGCTGTGCGCCGAGTCCTTATCCTACAGGGACTCGAAGTCGCACTCTTCGCTCCTCCGATGCTTTACTCATATGTCGATTTTGTCATCCTTTTCAGTCAAATATTTGTGACCTTATTTGGATGATCCTAAAGTGCTTTTGCTTCCTATAACATGTGCAATGATCATTGCTCAAGTGTGGCTGTTTGTGGGATTCAATTGGGTTGTAATTTTGTTGTGCATTTTTGTCAATGGTTCATGGTTGGATCAATCAATTGGAAGGTTTTTCGTGTCGAATATTAGCGAGGAAAGCGATTCTGATTCGGTGGGAACTGGTGAGGGAATGAGCGGAAAGAGACATTCCCTGTATAATGCTTTTCCCTGCTGTTCCAGTTAAATGGGGGAAATATGCTTTTGGTCCCTCTATGATATCAACTCTCTGTGGATTGTGGGTGTACTCACAATTTATACGACACTCTTTGAACGTAGAGtgatagtataaaaatattatttacatcAACTTTTGATCATAGAATGTCCAAGGTTTactgaaaattagaaaaaattgatagtaaatattatttatatgctAATATATTAGGTGAATATGTTttaggaaaactttaaaaacctctcgaactttctcactttactatcctatagtttaaagagTATTAATTTGGTACCCTGTCGTTTTATTTCTATCTTATCcgtagttttttcgttaatatttcgttaaattatatacaaaaaactaaaatacttacctaggtttatcaaatattcactttagtactcataggataatagtattaatcagagttttatatattgaaaCTCAATGAAACAAAATcgggcaaaaaaaaagaaactaaataagcgatattaaaaaaaaaaaaaaaaaaaaaaaaaaaaaaaaaaaaaaaaagctaagcaATACCTATAAATGtttcaataaataaaaggaaaaaaaacagaatATACTGTAAATATAATAAAGCACACAATTTTAATACATtctgatttataatttaattcaaatcagCAACATcgaagttgaaaaaaaaaaaggtgtaaactaaatataaaataggcttaattttattaatatatactgCATAGTTGAATTGCTAAGTTTGTAATTACGAAATATAGAAATTAAACAGGTGATAACGACATACTTGCCATTcaaaataaatctaaataataaaaattaagaaggaAACTAAATAGAGAATagcataatataatataattaatcctAAGTggcattaatatatatattattatataaaaaaaaaacaaatctaaCATTCCAAAgataatctaaaataaaaagtatagataataatatattatgagAGTGAgctagaaaaaaagaaaaagcaggCCGTTTCCGAAGATATAtctcattaaaaaataaatacctAAATTTAAATGGGCAAGCTGTATACAATTTTTGATTGGTGCATACCGTGCGTCTTTTCCCTCCGAACCCCTCTCCCGCTATTTCACTGTTCTCTTCTTTCGCCATTACCGTGCTCCAAGAACTGATCTTGATTTTTGATTGGTGCATGTCTTTTCCCTCCCAACCCCTCCTCCCCTATTACACTGCTGTTCTCTTCTCTCGCCATTACACCGTGCTCCAAGAATTAGTCTTGTTTCACCATTGAAATGGGGCTCTTGTTTAGCAAGGCGGAGCTCTTGTTTAGCAAGGTGGAGCAGCGCTCCGAAGCTGTGACAAGTTCACAATGCTCTGTCGAGAAATTTGTCGGCTAGCTCCTGAGATAGGATCCGGTAACGATATGGCTCTTCCGACAACAACAAATGAGGTTTTTGATCTTGAATCTGGTTCCTTTCATTCTGCAAAGACTCTCAATCTTTTCTGTAGCTACCTCCAATCCATTGTACTTGCACCATTACTTTACCTCGCCACGATGAATCATTGTATCAACGACGAACATAGCGACGTCACGGTGGTCCGTGGGTTAGTGGCCCCGCCTTCAACCATTTCAATATAGAAATGTTGATGAAATTATTTCGGAGATCGGCAAGGAATCATCCTTGTTGAAGCCGAAGTTGCAGGAACGAAAAATGGAGGTTAAGGAAGAATCAGTGCGAATCaagaaatacaaaagaaaatggGAAATTGCTGGGCTAATTCTGTCTCTCGTTCTCATAATATTCAATTTCGCCGCAATTATGCTGACAAAATTCTTGGTTCAAACCGCGGTGGTGGTGTGTGTCAATGGGGGGCTAAACATGCTCATTTCCACCGTGAAAATGGCGGAACTCTGGCTAATCAAAACTGCAAACGAGAAGGTGATTGAATAAGAAGAACAACGGAGTTTGCTCAGTGTGATAATCGATGGTTGTAGCTCTTCGCAGATAATGCTAAGCAACCTGTGGCAAATTCGAGTAACTGCAGAAAATTTAAAGCTCCAGCGTGCCAACTTACGCGCTGCTCGGAATCACAGCAGCGTCGGTACGGTGGAGGGTTTGAAGGAAGATTTGAGGAACGAAATTGCAAAACTCGAAATGATGATCGACACTGAAGAACAAAAGGTGAAAACTGCCGCTAGAAGCTTCATGACTATTGTTCGGAATTGAGAGTTCACAAGTGTTTCTAACTAGTCGATCGTCCAGGATCTCGCCTATTGTTAGGATTTGTTCTAAACACTCTAAAAATGGTTTGAATGATTCTAGAAGAGTTTCTAGATGTTGAACAaactcttttttgtttgttttagagatcaaaacgaGATATTGAGCATATGATattattagggcaccaaaattgtgGTTTTTGTTATGGgtgggtttaaatgtaaattaaccctatacaaacctaattgttaggtatacgaacgcgttggtgaagtcggttcggcgattcgtcgagcctacgcgaagttattgaagaaacggaccgttaaagcttcgtttccgcctggagagCCGAGACCACGTCCTAAAATCAAAGAAACGGAATCGGGGGCTCGTTACAACTAACcgtagacctttaatttccggatcgttgattggaggccgttcgggagTGGTTGCGCGAGAGTTCGGCCCGAACTGGGTCACagatgccgcgggaggccgattgcaagtgacgacaagcaatcagAGAGCaaattgaggtgggttgtgcttacggaagcgactaggtcgcctctatgtctaagtGTAATGTGGTTTTATATTGATGCATTTAAATACTAGAtagatgcatgtagtaaatgctaaaggGAATGCATGCAAATGACATAAAGCAGAGATGCCAAAGAGAACACATGttgcatgttatagaaatgctaagtgaatgcatatGGTGTAATATAGAaaatgctagaatgcatgatgacataatATGAATGATGCTAGTTAAAAGCATAAGAAAAATGACATTTGCATGTTAATCATAAAGTTAgagaacatgctagttgtaaCGCATAATGACAAGTTGTAAATAATGTTAGTTGGGATAAGCATGTTATGTGAATGCTAGATAATTTCATGAAGGCAAGGTTAGCATTGCGAGGACTATGGAATACTCgaattggacaactaggatgtcaatTAGATAGAATgacatatgaacctagtgttgataAACATAGGtgggcatcgaacctagtgttaaaaaatataggttgagaatggagcctagagttaagtaaacctaggttatgaatatagtgacattgaacctagagtcgaataAATctagagaataaaaaatattgaatctagtgttaataaacctaggctatgagcaTAGAGGTAACGAACCTAAcgtattaaacttaggttgagtaaaggatTGGACCTacataggtcgatactatagggtgagaccaaccctagagttgtgaaagtggattctggaattccggctgcgagtgcagcggctgctagtgcagcatatgAGCTCGATAGGGCCgcgggtgcgtgtggcatattctcctcccaccggaagaacttcgagaatTGTGATTGAGCAAGATTCTAGGAGCGCTagggtgcgtgtggcatattcccctcccaccgaAAAAATTTCTGACCACGAGTGTACGCAGCTCTGAGCGACcagttgggcgatgtggtttgtagATTGAAGGCCGAAAtgtatgtgagagttccttcacctcgagccggacagagcgcggattatccgcagttgattgactcaagaccgagtttGGTGGTATAGCGTGACTAATATaagagtaaccttaggaaagaatggcaaGTAAAGAGTAAAGCTAGCTAAcaataaagaacggctaaaaaataagaatagctaataaagtaaagaacggctacaagtaagAATGTCTAAGAATATAAAGTAGAATCGGTaatctacttgtatagttgtatGGATTTCATATCGCACATTGTGAGGCATACCATATAGTTCAATATCGAATAAAcgtataaatatcttttatatgttattggactaatatgttgcagtgcctcattagacctattggttgagcttttttcttggatggccgtacccactggaaactatggacaatagttctcacccccgtattATTTTGGAGGTATAgattcacacgtgagcggcgcgacggCGCGAGGTAAAgacgtagcttcgtagatagcgccctaccaccgagactagAAATAGCAGTAtctgagtcggctacttagagatgtaaaataaaatgaaaaaaaaatgttgtaatAGTTGTGTTAAATCGGATTATATTTGAAAGTAAGAATCTAGTTAATATAATGTAAAATGTGAACTGAGACGAATACTTGTAATAGTATAGACGtgtttatgttttcgatacctttCTTATTTAGTCTTTATTTGTATACTGTTTCTAGTTGGAACCTTGTACATTGTTgaattgtgacgccttggacgtacaggaaaGACTCtatccgcggtacaggaaaaatcctgtccgtccagcggtctgttggcgtgcccgaatccgaccaaagaggctgACTTGAGACTTGACAGCTACAATCTTCGCTATTCATAATTCCACCACCCAAATCCACAGCGGCGCCATTACACTCTAGGGTTCGTCCATTCGAACAATGATGCTCGTTCCTCGAATCAAACTCCTCAAGCTTCGCCTCACTACCTTTGATATCTACCCCCAGTATTTACGTGGTCGTCGAGATCCGCGTAGAGGTCGCCGAAATCGTCCGATTCGTCCATGGCGCTCTTATTGAAGTCAATCGCAGAAACTTTGACTGCTCTAAAGAAGTTAAGGTggttttgttatatttttttttttttttcccaccaaatttttaggttttcgaaattttttatttttgtaaaaaattattttctagattgaAATTGAGTGGTCCATAGATGACGTGGTGCACAAGATCCAGCCAAATTATTGCTAACTAACTTTCCTCCCTCGCAGTTGACGCACCTACTCTACCCCAAAACGTACCCCAAACCCCGTCTCCGCTTCGCTgatctcctcttcctcttcctcgtcctcgCGTCCATGGCGGATCAATCCCAATcctccccaaaccctaaaccattacctcctccttctcctcctccgccgctgcacgcggcggcgcggcggcggcgcgactTCCTTCTCCACGTCGAGGCCTACCTCGCGCGCCGCGATGGCGTCGACAAGCTCCTCAAGATCGCCCGCTACGCCGCCAAAATCgccctctcctccccctccggcGCCGGAACCCTAGCCCCGCGCCTCAAGGCCTTCGAGTCCAGCGTCGGCCTCAGCCGCAAGGCCTTCCGCCTCGGCAAGTTCGTCCAGGACGTCAACTCCCTCcgctccccctccgccgccgccgccgccgccgccccctccgccgccgatcGCCTCCTCGCCGCCCCCGCGTACGGCGGCGAGGGCCTCTACTACTTCGTGGAGCAGTTCGTGTGGCTCGCCAAAGCGGGGCATCCCCGCCGAGCTCGCCCCGCGGCTCCAGAGGATCAGCGCGTGGGCCGAACTCGTCGGGTACGCGGGGAGCATCGCGTTGAAGTTGAAAGAAGTGAAAAAGATCCGATCTACTATCGAATCGAAGACCCCGATCTCAAAATCGGGGAAATGCGACGGAatcgaagaggaggaggaggagatgaagagaTTGAGAGAGAAGTTGCTTCTTAAGCATCTTTCGATCGTCCAGGATCTCGCCGACGGATTAATGGCGCTCGGAGATGTGAGGGAAGCGAAAGGGTTTCTAGCTAGTCCTCTGCTTATGGCCTCAGCAGGTCTTCTTTCGGCTGTCATTAGCACTCACAAGAATTGGATAGCATGCTAAGGTACAGGATTTTTAGCTCTTTTCAATTGTTGATAGAGATAAAGCTCCTATCTTTTGAATGAATTGTCGGAGCCGGAGTAGAAACAATTACATAATCTCGTATAATACCTCATGTGTATTGAATAATATTGGATGATTAGAGAAATATAGATGGGCATGCTTAAATAACATCAGTTTATGATTCTGTAGCTATGACATTACAGTGACTCTTTAACTCTGTGCATAAGTTGGGTGTTATATCAAAATCATAGCTTGTTAGGGATATGCTTGATTAGTTCTTCATGTTGCGTTGTTTGCGACCTGGAATTGTGGGGATCAAACTGTACCTATGTTAGTTTGTGCACGTCAGCTTTATTTTACTGGCTTATAAGAGGCCAAATGAGTTTAATCACTTGGTTCTGGAAGTAGAAAGTAGAGGGAAAAAATGGATGGATTAGTAAATAAAGTCAGGACGAGAGCTTTGTAACTTAATGATCGTATGCTTACTTGTCGTATTGCTTTTGTGCTGCATAAAATTGGGTTGAAAAGAGATAAACGATTGGAGATAAGGCGCTATAGTTATGTCTCATTCATTTATTAACATGCACAAAATTTATCATTCTGTTTCTATTTCGACAAATTGGAGTAGGAATAATATGAGATCATTTTGTAGCAAGTGTATATAAGCTTGATAGAAAACTCATGCTATTTTGTGGTTTGGTAAAGCTAGTCTAGTTagcttttgttgtttttctgtGTTGTAACTAGACTATAGGAGCCATATGACGATTTGAGAAAATGCTAAGCATTACCTAGTTAATTGTGGATGTTTGTATAGTCTCTACTTGTCTATTTTGCTGGCCGCAAGACGTTCCTGGTAAAGTGTTATGACCAATCCAGAATCTCAGTTAAGAAAACAAATAGAATTAACGAATGTAAGCATAACTTGTTATGTGAAAATGATAAATGAAACTGACGAAGAAACAGGAGAATGACGGGATCTTAAGAATACACAAAAGCTACTGCTACAAACATTGACTGACGTAATGTATTTCACAAAGtgtttttatctttaattttgGTGCATGAATGGAATTAGTGGAAATGCTAGAAGCAAAATATGATTGCTTCGAGAAAGTTAAATATCATGCCAAGAAAAATTGCTAATACTTCAACAATCTGATGGAGGTGCTGTAATTGTATCCACTTGGGTTTATATTAAAAATGTGAATCTGTTGTGAGCAAGCTATGTATAGTTCTCAAGTCATTTCTTGTATTCCTTTTCTCTACTTTCACATTTTATTTCCACCTACTAAAAAACAATTGTCTACTTCACTAACCACATAGTACTCCATATGCTTTTTCgtttttcgtttttctttttgagtttGAAAGGAGCCACAGAGTCGCTAATTACAAAACCCTTCAAGAGAGAGCACCTGAAATGTGAAAAGATTATACAATCCAAAACACCCTTGTCAATGCTATGTATATGGGCGGCTTGCTTGTTATAGTTACTGTGTAATTTATTTGACAGTTGGAGGAAAGTTTATGTGCCCTGCAATTTATTTACTTGCAAACTTAGAGCTATGGCATGCATCTTTCAAAGGGAATCATGAACTAAGAATGATCATATTTTGATAGATCGTGTATATGTTCATCTGTTGCAGCTTCTGTTCATTCTCTATTTTCTGAAGTATTGTCTCCAGTTAACTGCTTATTGTTTCATACTTTCATTTAGAAAAGATGAATGTTAGATCCTCATTGCTGCTTTGTTCACAGACAAAAATTGATGTTGTTAAGATGATTCAGAAAGCACATTACTGTCACACAGCATTATAGAGAAGCAAAATGTTTCTTTTCCTCTGTAGTATTTTCCTTTCATTAGCTTTTGCTTAGATGTAATCCTgtaaatggagaaaaaaaaacacagattAATTAGTCTCATATGAGAACACTCCTAAGAATTTTATAACTTTGATAGATATTCAGTTtaaggcattttaagcattagAGGCAGAACTGGAGTACATACAAGGACAAGCCGCATGATCGAATGCTGACAAGGTGATCTTAGTTATATATCCACGAGATATAATTCATTTcatctcaaactttaattatcAGTATCAACATGAGACCGTATTTTTATCTCTCATTAAAAGGTAAAAGCGAGTCGCTGGGTCAAACACGCAGTGTCAAAACTCGGTGAAAATGAACCTTTCAACATTTTGGTATGTTCTCATGATAACGAAACGTCCTTCTTATCTTACCCCATCCTACCAATTACCTTATTATAGACCTTTCAACACCTTATGCATTAAGAAAATGTCTACATCTTAGTgtgaacaaatattttatcGGGTCGACTCATTAATCGTCCACTAGCATATCTCGCAAAATTCAATATTGGAATATTTGAATTCGATTTTAATCCAAATACTTATGCAATTCCGAACAGAAGAGGTAAGAATAAGATGTTAGTAAACTTAGAACATCttctaatttattcaaatttaggGCCAGAGATCAATGAACCGAGATGAGCTCAGTTTGTATGTTTTTCTCGTCTTCAATTTTGAGAATACTTTTCAATACTATATTTACTTTCTATCAACAGTTTATTCTATCAATACGTTTCAATTTTATCTGAGtccttttgttttatataatttgtacGTTTGAATACCAGTCCATCAATATAATcttatgatattttttatataaaaacaaaaatttcgtAAATGAAAAGCTTGCGTAGAAAGAGATCGTTTCCTTGAAGTAATAAACAGAGTGGTGAAAGCGGCATATTCTTTCCCTCTAAATACTTAACTGTTTACCCATTACTAAAATATATAATCACATACTCAACTTATAATATACTTATAAActattttatcttctaactTTCATTTGACTTTGTAAAGATAAAAGATGTTAATCCacataataatagtattatttatataaaaaagagattttataaatattcaaaaaatatgtaatattttaaatttttaaagagcacaaataaaattaacttgTATTAAACTTGAATGAGGGTAGTATTATCAAATTCCACTGGATCCCATACATTTATCACTAAGGGAGAGTTTCGTTGAGCGTAGAACaaatcgaaaaattattttcagatATGAAAAATACTTTCCTACTTATTTAGTTCatcgtaaaataatttttccataaaaatatttttataaatttgaaaaaaattaaaatttatatattatttttcagtgaaaataaaaataaaaataaaaactcaaactgcgtaaaatttttttcattcattttgtttcactaaatcaaacaaatattaatttttttctaactaaataaatattgatgaaaatttatttatttttttctacaaactaaacgctataaaatattaaaaaattttataaaaaattattttttacgatTTTATATTGAACCGAACGACCCTAACCAAATTTAATGgattttctttaatatctctTATTATCACGAATCTTatcataataatatttattacttttaataataaatacgAGATAACACAGGGAGATAACGATCTCGACCATCAGATGCATATAAACGCACCAGGCATGTCCCATCACGCCTCAATCAACGGCCGAGATAGGGACACGTCACCCGTACCCTCAGCAACATcgaagttaaaaaaagaaaagggtgtaaactaaatataaaataggcttaattttattaatatatactgCATAGTTGAATTGCTAAATTTGTAATTACGAAATATAGAAATTAAACAGGTGATAGCGACATACTTGCCATTcaaaataaatctaaataataaaaattaagaaggaAACTAAATAGAGAATagcataatataatataattaatcctaagtggcttttatatatatatatatatatatatatatagggaaaacttcaaaaacctcttgtagtttcgtgctttctcactttagtaccctctggtttaaagtatatcaatttgcccccatgcagtttcgtttttatcttttcgataactttttcgttaatattttattaaattatatacaaaaaacttcagatatttatctagatttatcgaatattcactttagtactttttaattttaactttgtcactgatttaagaaaaaaaataataaaattggtaataaaaagagaaaaactaaattgatatattttaaaccacatgacactaaagtGATAAACAGTGAAACCACACGAGGGTTTGAAgttttctcatatatatattattatataaaaaaaaaaaaaatctaacattcAAAAgataatctaaaataaaaaatatagataataatatattatcagAGTGAGTCAGAgagaggaacaaaaaaaaaaaagaaaagaaaaagcagGCCGTTTCCGAAGATATCTCATTAAATGGGCTGACCACAAGCTATATACAATTTTGAGTTCCGGTTAGGACCGttaaaggtatatatatatatatatatatatatatacactatcggtagcaccgagggctccgtgctaccaaattgtgttcgatgatgcggcttccaaattgacgatcggctccgttagacttgatctacactattaaaagtatttagaaactaaatttcataatttttcgatattatttacctaacaAATAAGttgtctaaaattgaacggctgaaaataaaaatctcataaaaaataatgataaaagatttaaattcaagatcagatatactgatcttactctaaataatgaaaagaattttctataaaattttcatcgaaTTTGGNtatatatatatatatatatagagtggagctagaatacttttagaaaggATGTGCGgataggatgatagtggtccccggttaaattgatagtggtcccctagggttgagtggataattggtttaatagtataatctaacgggtggaaatgatcaaagggtggatctaacggtagaaaactcaatagtaccgagggcttgatactatcgatattatagtagccggactctatctatatatatatatatatatatatatatatatatagatatatatatatatatattcgattcTTGGTTATTTGCATCTTCTTTCTCCCTCCCAACTGCTCACCCCTCTCCCGCCATTACACCTTGCTGTTCTCAGTCTTCTCTGACCCAACTGCTAATCCCTCACCCGCCATTACACCCTGCTCCAAGAACTAATCTTTCTTTCACCCCCCCCAAAATCGCTCGATCAAAAAAGTttttgccctaacttctcaccCCACCCATGCGGCCCTGCCACCTACCCCAGCCCCCACCTATTCCCGtcctcctcttcccttccggcGGCTCGCCAAATGCCATCGGAAGCCCCCGCGGGGCCATTCTCTATACTAGAGAATCTGGAATTGCTGAAGTAAGAGGGTATGTGAATTCCGACTATGCTGGAGATTTAGACAGGAGTAGATCCATTACAGGTTACACTTTTTTGCTGAATAGCGGACCTATTAGTTGGAAGTCCACATTGCAGCGCACTGTAACCTTTTCAACTACAGAGGCGGAATATATGGCAGCAATTGAAGCAGCCAAGGAAGCAGTCTGGCTCCAAGGCTTGGTAGGTGAATTCGGAATCATACAAGATAAGGTAAACATATTTTGTGATAGTTAAAGTGCTATTTGTCTTGCTAAAAATCAGGTGTACCATGCAAGGACTAAGCATATAGATATAAGGTATCACAAATTAAGAGAGTTCACAAATGAAGATGATGGAGAAATTCAACTTATAAAGATGTCTACAAAGGACAATATAGCTGATATCATGACGAAGCCGGTAACAACTGAAAAGTTTAGGCATTGACTAAACTTGGCAAATTTGCAGGATTGCTGATGATTGGAAGCTCTAGGGAGAGAGAGCATTAAGATAAGAGAGACTGAATGAAGAACAAAAGAAGCTAAGGTGGAGATTGTTGGTTATATGTCTTCTTTTGTATAGGgcataaaattatttgtttggCCCATAAGATTTTTTGGACTAATATGCAAAAGAGACATGAATATGAAAGTTGGTTCATGGCGCACCGGGTCTACCGAACTATTTAAAGTATGAATAAAGGGTTTTCATTGGACAGAGAAGTAATATGCTGcgtttcatgcatgcatgcataaaacACATGTTGCCATGAATGTCAAAAAGCCTATATATAGGGCTTTCATgtgtttcatgcatgcatgtcaaAAAGCCTATATGTAGGCTAATTATGACAAGTTGACAATTGAAGATGCAAACTTCAATTGTGCAACTGCATCCATGGCTATAAAAAGCCTCCATCTCCACATataaatgaacaagatgaaGCACAAGCAACGGGTGAATTAAGTGAGGTATTAGGAGAAGGGTGGAAACTTAATTAGTAGTTTGTTGAGTTTCTCTTATTTGTTGTAAGAAGAGAAGGGTGGTAGTAACCATAAGGCTCTTGTATTAGATTGAGAGAAACATAAAGGTGTGGGcttgtaaattttctttttttcatataaaGGATACATCTCTCCGCTCTCTCCGTAGAGGTAGGCCACTtaccgaaccacgtaaatcgctgttttttttttctgtgtatttctttttattattttttcctgtTTCTTTGTTCGTATATTTTTGTTGATAGCACATACAGGATGATCCTAAGTCCCAACACCCTCCTCCATTTCCGCAAGAACTTCATCAACGTTTCCATATCGAAATGGTTGGCGGCCCCCGCCACTAACCCAGGGACCACCGTGACGTCGCCGTGTTTCGTCATTGATGATATACCTCATGGTGGCGAGTAAAGCAATGGTGCATGTATGGTAAATTGAACGTAGCTGGAGAAAAGATTGAGCGTCTTTGAAGAACAAACATAGCTGGCCAGCTATGTTTGTTCTTCAAAGACGCTCAATCTTTTCTCCAGCTACGTTCAATATACCATACATGCACCATTGCTTACCTCGCCACCATGAGGTATTGCATCAATGACGAACACGGCGACGTCACGGGTGGTCCCTGGGTTAGTGTCGGGGGCCGCCAACCATTTCGATATGGAAACGTTGATGAAGTTCTTGCGGAAATGGAGGAGGGTGTTGGGACTTAGGATCATCCTGTATGTGCTATCAACAAAAATATACGAACAAAGAAacaggaaaaaataataaaaagaaatacacagaaaaaaaaacagcgatttacgtggttcggcaagTGGCCTACctccacggggagagcgagagagatgtatcctttatatgaaaaaaagaaaatttacaagCCCACACCTTTATGTTTCTCTCAATCTAATATAAGAGCCTTATGGTTACTACCACCCTTCTCTTCTTATAACAAATAAGAGAAACTCAacaagctactaattaagtttcCAGCCTTCTCCTAATACCTCACTTAATTCACTCGTTGCTTGTGTttcatcttgt from Ananas comosus cultivar F153 linkage group 18, ASM154086v1, whole genome shotgun sequence encodes:
- the LOC109723768 gene encoding LOW QUALITY PROTEIN: peroxisomal membrane protein 11-3-like (The sequence of the model RefSeq protein was modified relative to this genomic sequence to represent the inferred CDS: inserted 2 bases in 1 codon); the protein is MADQSQSSPNPKPLPPPSPPPPLHAAARRRRDFLLHVEAYLARRDGVDKLLKIARYAAKIALSSPSGAGTLAPRLKAFESSVGLSRKAFRLGKFVQDVNSLRSPSAAAAAAAPSAADRLLAAPAYGGEGLYYFVEQFVWLAKAGXIPAELAPRLQRISAWAELVGYAGSIALKLKEVKKIRSTIESKTPISKSGKCDGIEEEEEEMKRLREKLLLKHLSIVQDLADGLMALGDVREAKGFLASPLLMASAGLLSAVISTHKNWIAC